The following coding sequences lie in one Apium graveolens cultivar Ventura chromosome 3, ASM990537v1, whole genome shotgun sequence genomic window:
- the LOC141712849 gene encoding uncharacterized protein LOC141712849 isoform X1, which produces MKPKTNGLPRAQISNSLQGEGPNWILIAGGALLSTLSMRLGYKLKQVLDTKEVESSSKDSRGSTKSKEKKKLANCHFHSDAYCVPQDDDGCYNFMSAGTKNLETEKQQNNQMLNEHEMALSPVTVSAPEYNKENGVIWQSSPDRLELPQKPFHHSNSSDSPCVSDSGSDIFSKREVIQKLRQQLKRRDDMILEMQDQIAELQNSLSAQLSHSTHLQSLLDAANRDLFESEREIQRLRKAIADHCVGQVSAYDKPPTVTMWPTEGRNGHANGYLDVESNLDSSEKGRDGDRIELLRREVSELKEVIEGKEYLLQSYKEQKTELLMKNKELQQRLDSQLPNIL; this is translated from the exons ATGAAACCAAAAACCAATGGCTTGCCTAGAGCTCAGATATCTAATAGTTTACAGGGAGAAGGGCCAAATTGGATTCTCATTGCAGGTGGCGCACTCTTAAGTACATTATCAATGCGTCTGGGATATAAGCTCAAGCAGGTTCTTGACACAAAAGAAGTGGAGAGTAGTAGCAAAGATTCAAGAG GAAGTACAAAATCGAAAGAGAAGAAAAAACTAGCGAATTGTCACTTTCATTCAGATGCATACTGTGTGCCGCAAGATGATGATGGTTGCTACAATTTTATGTCAG CAGGAACCAAAAATCTGGAGACGGAGAAGCAACAAAACAACCAAATGCTTAATGAGCATGAGATGGCGCTCTCTCCGGTCACTGTTTCTGCCCCTGAATACAACAAGGAGAATGGTGTGATTTGGCAATCATCTCCTGATCGTCTAGAGCTGCCTCAGAAGCCATTTCATCATTCGAACAGCTCGGATTCCCCATGTGTCTCAGATAGCGGTTCTGACATCTTTAGCAAGCGAGAAGTTATACAAAAGCTGAGGCAGCAGCTGAAGAGAAGGGATGACATGATACTGGAGATGCAAGATCAGATTGCAGAACTGCAGAATTCTCTTAGCGCACAGCTTTCACATTCTACTCATCTGCAGTCATTGCTGGATGCTGCCAACAGGGATTTGTTTGAATCTGAAAGAGAAATCCAGAGATTAAGAAAGGCAATTGCAGATCATTGTGTAGGGCAAGTGAGTGCCTATGACAAGCCTCCAACAGTCACTATGTGGCCTACTGAAGGGAGAAATGGACATGCAAATGGGTACTTAGATGTTGAGAGTAATTTAGACTCTTCAGAAAAGGGAAGAGACGGGGATAGGATCGAGTTGCTGAGAAGGGAAGTAAGCGAGTTGAAGGAGGTTATTGAGGGCAAGGAATACCTTCTGCAAAGCTACAAGGAGCAGAAGACAGAGCTCTTAATGAAGAACAAGGAATTGCAGCAGAGATTAGATTCCCAGCTGCCAAATATTTTGTAG
- the LOC141712849 gene encoding uncharacterized protein LOC141712849 isoform X2: MKPKTNGLPRAQISNSLQGEGPNWILIAGGALLSTLSMRLGYKLKQVLDTKEVESSSKDSRGSTKSKEKKKLANCHFHSDAYCVPQDDDGCYNFMSGTKNLETEKQQNNQMLNEHEMALSPVTVSAPEYNKENGVIWQSSPDRLELPQKPFHHSNSSDSPCVSDSGSDIFSKREVIQKLRQQLKRRDDMILEMQDQIAELQNSLSAQLSHSTHLQSLLDAANRDLFESEREIQRLRKAIADHCVGQVSAYDKPPTVTMWPTEGRNGHANGYLDVESNLDSSEKGRDGDRIELLRREVSELKEVIEGKEYLLQSYKEQKTELLMKNKELQQRLDSQLPNIL, translated from the exons ATGAAACCAAAAACCAATGGCTTGCCTAGAGCTCAGATATCTAATAGTTTACAGGGAGAAGGGCCAAATTGGATTCTCATTGCAGGTGGCGCACTCTTAAGTACATTATCAATGCGTCTGGGATATAAGCTCAAGCAGGTTCTTGACACAAAAGAAGTGGAGAGTAGTAGCAAAGATTCAAGAG GAAGTACAAAATCGAAAGAGAAGAAAAAACTAGCGAATTGTCACTTTCATTCAGATGCATACTGTGTGCCGCAAGATGATGATGGTTGCTACAATTTTATGTCAG GAACCAAAAATCTGGAGACGGAGAAGCAACAAAACAACCAAATGCTTAATGAGCATGAGATGGCGCTCTCTCCGGTCACTGTTTCTGCCCCTGAATACAACAAGGAGAATGGTGTGATTTGGCAATCATCTCCTGATCGTCTAGAGCTGCCTCAGAAGCCATTTCATCATTCGAACAGCTCGGATTCCCCATGTGTCTCAGATAGCGGTTCTGACATCTTTAGCAAGCGAGAAGTTATACAAAAGCTGAGGCAGCAGCTGAAGAGAAGGGATGACATGATACTGGAGATGCAAGATCAGATTGCAGAACTGCAGAATTCTCTTAGCGCACAGCTTTCACATTCTACTCATCTGCAGTCATTGCTGGATGCTGCCAACAGGGATTTGTTTGAATCTGAAAGAGAAATCCAGAGATTAAGAAAGGCAATTGCAGATCATTGTGTAGGGCAAGTGAGTGCCTATGACAAGCCTCCAACAGTCACTATGTGGCCTACTGAAGGGAGAAATGGACATGCAAATGGGTACTTAGATGTTGAGAGTAATTTAGACTCTTCAGAAAAGGGAAGAGACGGGGATAGGATCGAGTTGCTGAGAAGGGAAGTAAGCGAGTTGAAGGAGGTTATTGAGGGCAAGGAATACCTTCTGCAAAGCTACAAGGAGCAGAAGACAGAGCTCTTAATGAAGAACAAGGAATTGCAGCAGAGATTAGATTCCCAGCTGCCAAATATTTTGTAG